A genomic stretch from Megachile rotundata isolate GNS110a chromosome 1, iyMegRotu1, whole genome shotgun sequence includes:
- the sit gene encoding stuck in traffic, with amino-acid sequence MNMNSTPPIDRMSNIYNNSMVRFYNLVFHDLSDPRTKDWFLITSPVPGASILIGYLYFVLSWGPRHMEHRKAYQLKNTLVIYNFLQVLLSCWLFYEGLDAAWLRKYSWKCQSVDYSYSPEALRIARGVYIYFLAKISELLDTVFFVLRKKENQITFLHLYHHTVMPMVSWGATKYYPGGHGTFIGVINSFVHIIMYTYYLLAALVPQYQKYLWWKKYITTLQMGQFCLAFLHSCQLLIYDCDYPKWSLILILPNAMFFYFLFADFYNHAYSSGKRTKSIEQKNGTEKKMVNGNMQNGKGKTD; translated from the exons ATGAACATGAATAGTACACCGCCAATCGACAGGATGTCGAACATCTACAACAACTCGATGGTTCGATTCTACAATCTAGTGTTCCATGACTTATCCG ATCCTAGGACGAAAGACTGGTTCCTCATAACATCGCCAGTACCTGGTGCCAGTATTCTAATCGGCTATTTGTATTTCGTTCTGTCATGGGGTCCCAGGCATATGGAGCACAGGAAAGCATACCAGCTAAAGAACACTCTAGTCATCTACAACTTCCTTCAAGTTCTGCTTAGCTGTTGGCTCTTCTACGAGGGTCTGGACGCCGCCTGGCTTCGAAAGTACAGCTGGAAATGTCAGTCAGTCGACTATTCCTATTCACCGGAAGCTCTCAGG ATCGCCAGAGGGGTATACATTTACTTCTTGGCTAAGATATCGGAACTCCTGGACACGGTGTTCTTCGTTCTGCGGAAGAAGGAGAATCAAATCACGTTTTTGCATCTGTATCATCATACTGTGATGCCGATGGTCTCATGGGGGGCCACCAAGTACTATCCTGGGGGACATGGTACTTTCATAG GTGTTATTAATAGCTTCGTCCACATCATTATGTACACGTACTACTTGCTGGCAGCTTTAGTACCTCAATATCAGAAGTACCTGTGGTGGAAGAAATACATCACAACTCTTCAAATG GGACAATTCTGCTTGGCCTTCTTACACAGCTGTCAACTGCTCATCTACGACTGCGATTATCCAAAGTGGTCTTTGATCTTGATTCTACCAAACGCAATGTTCTTCTACTTCCTGTTCGCCGATTTCTACAACCACGCGTACAGCAGCGGCAAGAGGACGAAATCGATCGAACAGAAGAATGGAACCGAGAAGAAAATGGTTAATGGAAATATGCAGAATGGAAAAGGAAAGACGGACTAG